Below is a window of Candidatus Zixiibacteriota bacterium DNA.
GTGTGAAGTTTCCAAGAGGACTATTTATCGAGACCTCTTGTCCTTATCCAGCCTGAATATTCCGATCTATTATGATGATGGGTACCGGCTGACACGAGAAATATCGCTTCCAGCGCTAAACTTTAGCGATGAGGAACAGGAGATTTTGGGGTATTGTCTGAGCCATAATTTTCTCAATCGTTCATCCTTTCTAAAATCGAAATTGAGAAATATCGAGGTGAAAATAATATCGGCGTTACCGGAGAAGACCCGGTCTAAAGAAAAAAAAGGTTTAGGTTCGTCAGTTTTGACGTCAAAGAGAAACTCAAAAAGATTTACCGACCGAGAGGATGCTCTCATCGGCGAGTTTTTTCGAGCCTTGTTCAGCCGGAATGAAATCGAGCTGAGACTTACTAATGGCGACCATATACAGGCGGGGCTTCAACCGCATTCGCTGGAGATTGAGGGGCGGAAGTGGGTTTTCTGCTTCAGTGATGGCAATTTAGCTGAGACCATTCGTGTTCCCCTTGAGGAAGTGGCAAACATCAAGATTATTCGCGCCAGAAAAGTATAAAATGGGATGGGCGATGCTCTGATTTGACACCCGGCAGGGTGTCATTAGTCTTCTGCAAAGCCAAAAAAGGCAATAAATTAGGTAGTTTTCGCTTGACAATTGCAGTCAACCTGATTTTTTAAGCCTTTATGACTAAATGGGGTGCGCGAGATATTGCCTATGCCGGAATAATTGCTGCCCTTTATGCCGTACTGAGCATCGTCTTTGCTCCAATCAGCTTTGGAGTTTATCAGATACGAGTAGCTGAAGCGCTTACAGTGTTGCCATTCCTATTCCCTTTGGCGCCCTATGGGCTTTTCGCCGGCTGCCTGGTGGCTAATATCTATGGCGGTAATGGGGTTCAAGATATCATTTTCGGCTCCTTGCTGACACTCCTTGCCGGACTCTTGACCAAGTACGCCTCTAAATTGAAACCAAGGCCATTTGCGGTTATGATTGCCCCTCTGCCGCCGGTTATAATCAACGCCTTCGGTGTGGCGCTTTATCTTGCCGAGATATTCAAAATGCCATATTTTACGGTTGTTTTGATGATTGGTGTCGGCCAGCTGGCGGCATGCTATCTAATCGGCTTACCGTTGCTGATACTGCTTCTTGCCCGACAGTTCTCCCCGGCCTCGGCCGATAATGTCTGAAAAATCCAATTCGGGAAGGTTGTATGGAAAAGAGACTGATAGTTTTTGAAGATGAGGCTTACCGGTCATTTTATCCCCTGACCCATATCAGGCCGGTCTTCTTTCTCAGGCCCGGTATAAGGAATATTTTCGAGCAGATTCGCGACTCCTTCCCGGATTATCGCCCTTCTCTTTTCTGCCGACCGGAGTTGGGCGAACTGGTCGCCGAACAGGTGGAAGTTCCGGTAAATGAATTCACCGGGCATAGCGGCGACCAGTTGCTTCTGATTAACGGGCGACTGCGCGTAAACGCCGAATTTGCCTCGGCACTCAACAAAGCAAATCGCAACGCGATTCTGCTCTCCAGCGGCGCCATTGCCGCCGTAAAGGTGGTCGATGGATTGACCGCAGAGGAAGCGACCGACCTGAAAAATGGCGAATTGGGCGATTTTGTAGCCAGGGTACGACGCCGCTCGGAAACTCTGGAACTGGAACTGCCGCTCTATCATTATCTCTGGGATATGGTGGGAGCAAT
It encodes the following:
- a CDS encoding QueT transporter family protein, which translates into the protein MTKWGARDIAYAGIIAALYAVLSIVFAPISFGVYQIRVAEALTVLPFLFPLAPYGLFAGCLVANIYGGNGVQDIIFGSLLTLLAGLLTKYASKLKPRPFAVMIAPLPPVIINAFGVALYLAEIFKMPYFTVVLMIGVGQLAACYLIGLPLLILLLARQFSPASADNV
- a CDS encoding HTH domain-containing protein, with protein sequence MTKSERLLFIVNLFRVRKRVTLEELARECEVSKRTIYRDLLSLSSLNIPIYYDDGYRLTREISLPALNFSDEEQEILGYCLSHNFLNRSSFLKSKLRNIEVKIISALPEKTRSKEKKGLGSSVLTSKRNSKRFTDREDALIGEFFRALFSRNEIELRLTNGDHIQAGLQPHSLEIEGRKWVFCFSDGNLAETIRVPLEEVANIKIIRARKV